A region from the Salvia splendens isolate huo1 chromosome 15, SspV2, whole genome shotgun sequence genome encodes:
- the LOC121766903 gene encoding uncharacterized protein LOC121766903, translating to MEPLTIPNPERFSRALGLSFKASNSNGKIWVFVEEGADFEVEDDSDQVLHGRFTSPRLRCPTMISVVYAKCTRGERSILWDKMREIPLATDSLPWIIGGDFNTILTTRDRVGSETNRHAEMIDFAEAIEDCRLIDPGFDGSDYTWAKNGLLERLDRVLVNEPWTRLFEAIRVTKLPRFASDHGPVLVRCKMKTTPEGGKAFRFQNIWTRHEEFRNLVHEDWEAPTEAEGLINLQIKLSRIKKTLKRWNKEIFGNIHANLRASEESIATAQADFEANPSPRSRTDFNREVVQYILLLKMEEDFWKQKASLKWLEE from the coding sequence atggagccgctcacAATCCCAAATCCGGAGAGATTCTCGAGAGCTTTGGGGCTGTCCTTCAAGGCCTCGAACTCCAATGGAAAGATTTgggtgtttgttgaagaagggGCTGACTTTGAGGTGGAGGATGATTCGGATCAGGTGTTGCATGGCAGGTTCACTAGCCCCCGGCTTCGTTGTCCTACTATGATATCGGTCGTGTATGCAAAGTGCACGAGGGGGGAGCGGAGTATACTGTGGGATAAAATGAGAGAAATACCATTGGCCACCGATAGCCTACCATGGATTATTGGAGGGGATTTCAATACAATCCTCACTACACGAGATAGGGTGGGTAGTGAAACTAATCGGCATGCCGAGATGATTGATTTTGCTGAAGCCATTGAGGATTGTAGATTAATAGACCCAGGATTTGATGGCTCGGATTACACTTGGGCTAAGAATGGCCTTTTGGAAAGGCTTGACAGGGTGCTGGTTAACGAGCCGTGGACGCGGCTCTTTGAGGCAATTAGGGTAACTAAACTTCCCAGgtttgcctcggaccatgggcCGGTGCTTGTTAGATGCAAAATGAAGACCACCCCCGAGGGGGGAAAAGCTTTCCGCTTCCAAAACATTTGGACACGACACGAGGAGTTTCGCAATCTTGTGCATGAGGATTGGGAGGCACCTACGGAGGCTGAAGGACTAATCAACCTCCAGATCAAACtttcaagaatcaagaaaacgctCAAGCGTTGGAATAAGGAGATATTCGGGAACATCCACGCCAACCTCCGTGCGAGTGAAGAGAGTATTGCTACGGCCCAGGCGGACTTTGAAGCGAATCCCTCACCCCGGAGCAGAACCGATTTCAATAGAGAAGTAGTACAGTATATTCTCCTGCTCAAAATGGAAGAAGACTTTTGGAAACAGAAGGCATCTCTCAAGTGGCTTGAGGAATGA